The Clostridia bacterium genome contains the following window.
GCACCGTCTACGCTTATTGCCTCCTCATCGCAAAGCAGGCACTTGCCGGATGGGTGAAAGACTACAACGCCGGGCGAGGGATGTATGAGGTGCCCCTTGATGAGAGCGCGGAACGTCCGCCCGACGACCATGATGCCGACATCTCGGCGTGGTTTGATGAATTGCGACTGTTGCTTAACCGAAAAGAGCGCAAAGTGCTGCGCCTCCTTCTCGATGGCAAGAGCCGCACCGAAGTCTACGTAGTGTTACGGCCGGCACACGCGGGTATTAAGCGCTGTGGATCCGGATTCGAGGCGCTCCCGGAATGGAAGGGCATCGTAGAAAAAGCGCGGCGGTTAGGGCCGCCGACGAGCGATTGAGGAGGACATATGAGAATACAACAACCCCCATTTGCGTGGTTATCAAACAGTTGTTCCGACTGTGCCTACAATGGCACGCATGACTGTATCCCCTGCACGATGCAAGGCGGATGCCTTAACCATCGGCCGATTACCGACGCCAAAGAGCACGCGGCAGAGCGAGCAGATAACCACGCTCGCCGACTCTTTGAACGCAGGCTACAAGACAAGATGGCAAGAATAGAAACCAATGCGCGCGGCGGATATCAGCAAGCACCGATAGCGTATGTGTGTAGCCCCTACCGAGGCGACGTTGAGCGCAACGTGGCATACGCAAAAGAGATTATGGCACAAGCGATCAGGCGCGGTTTTGCGCCTATCACACCGCACCTCTACATCCCCGCTGTGCTGGACGACAACGACCCGATAGAACGCCGGCGAGGCCTCGATCTCGGCCTTGCCTTGTTGAAAGCATGTGACTATGTCGTTGTTGGCTGTCGCTATGGAATATCCGACGGCATGCGTGACGAGATCAAAACGGCGATGGAGTTGGCAAAGGGCATCGTGCTATTGGATAATGACGCGTAAGAAGGCGGTTTTTCAAAAGATTTTGAAACCGTGACCGCAACCACCCGCAAGCCGGCACAAAGCACCATGCACCAAGTGTGATGCGTCGCCATATCAGCGCAATCTGCGCTGAATGTCTGCTATGCAGACAGGCGATGGCGTCGTCGTCCGCAGAGAGAGGGGGGCATCGACACCCCCACCCCTTGCAACACAACAACGCGGAGGAACACCCTCTTACACATTTTTCACGGAAAATTGAGAAATCGCCGCCCTATTGTATAAAAAGGGCGGATGTTTGCAGAAAAAAGGAGAAGTTATGCAGAAAAAATTGGTATTTGTAGAGGACTTTGACATCGAAAAACTCAACCCCTATGAGGGCAACGCAAAGATACACACCGACGCGCAGATCGAGGAAATCATGGAGTCCATCCGCCGATACGGCTTTAATGACCCAGTGGCGGTGTGGGGCCCCGACAATACGATAGTAGAGGGACACGGCAGGGTGATTGCATTGCAACGTCTCGGCTATAAGACCGTGCCGTGCATCGTCCGCCTCGACCACCTCACCGACGAGGAACGGCGAGAGTATACGCTGGTCCATAACTCCATCACGCTCGACACCGGAATGGACATGCAAAAAGTGCAAGAGGAATTGTCACGTCTGATCAACTCCGATATGTCCGCCTTCGGCCTGCTTGTAGCCGTCGATGAAGGCGCGGCGGTAGTGGAGGACGACTATAC
Protein-coding sequences here:
- a CDS encoding sigma-70 family RNA polymerase sigma factor, translated to MKEYIVKTKEGTKAMTADDIYEMMLPVVWRLLRKNYQQYEEYHQDLAQIALDRCLKAMRTYDNTRSTVYAYCLLIAKQALAGWVKDYNAGRGMYEVPLDESAERPPDDHDADISAWFDELRLLLNRKERKVLRLLLDGKSRTEVYVVLRPAHAGIKRCGSGFEALPEWKGIVEKARRLGPPTSD
- a CDS encoding ParB N-terminal domain-containing protein, translated to MQKKLVFVEDFDIEKLNPYEGNAKIHTDAQIEEIMESIRRYGFNDPVAVWGPDNTIVEGHGRVIALQRLGYKTVPCIVRLDHLTDEERREYTLVHNSITLDTGMDMQKVQEELSRLINSDMSAFGLLVAVDEGAAVVEDDYTPGEDIPDRVKLGEVWQLGRHTLVCGDSTKEEIVNKATGGGGGALL